One genomic window of Tetrapisispora phaffii CBS 4417 chromosome 13, complete genome includes the following:
- the DAS2 gene encoding putative uridine kinase DAS2 (similar to Saccharomyces cerevisiae YDR020C; ancestral locus Anc_3.248) — translation MLQNNRLENLIVSIGGGHGAGCYETSLHLKESILKMFPNSRIRVLNLDDMKDASTLNYDFTDYDFKSLHRELLKQPTEGDTTGKMKEPICINILCGGYALYDKEIRDASKLKVYLDSDADKRLINLIQTQNITQPKDLSVLLTEYLHHLREESLKYIEPTRVYADLIIPCKNESLASAILLDGINKAVEEMKTPLSLGDQETHNPLTKKTSLLNFEAERIDVQKGRYYDLA, via the coding sequence ATGTTACAGAATAATAGACTGGAAAACCTGATTGTCTCCATTGGAGGTGGCCATGGAGCCGGGTGTTATGAAACCTCATTGCATTTAAAAGAGTCCATATTGAAGATGTTTCCAAATTCTCGAATTAGAGTTTTAAACCTAGACGATATGAAGGATGCAAGCACTTTGAACTATGATTTCACCGACTACGATTTCAAATCATTACACAGAGAACTACTGAAGCAACCAACCGAGGGAGATACAACTGGCAAGATGAAAGAACCAATATGTATCAACATCCTTTGCGGCGGGTATGCATTGTATGATAAGGAAATAAGAGACGCCTCCAAATTGAAGGTCTATTTAGATAGTGATGCTGACAAGAGGTTAATAAATCTGATCCAAACCCAGAACATCACTCAACCCAAAGATTTGTCTGTGCTATTAACAGAATACTTGCATCATCTTAGAGAAGAatcattgaaatatattgaacCAACACGAGTGTACGCTGACCTAATCATTCCATGCAAGAATGAGTCTCTAGCGAGCGCCATTCTACTGGACGGCATCAATAAAGCTGTTGAGGAAATGAAAACACCATTGTCCCTAGGTGACCAAGAGACCCACAATCCATTAACCAAGAAAACTTCTCTATTGAACTTCGAAGCGGAAAGAATAGACGTTCAAAAAGGAAGGTACTACGATCTGGCATAG
- the FAL1 gene encoding ATP-dependent RNA helicase FAL1 (similar to Saccharomyces cerevisiae FAL1 (YDR021W); ancestral locus Anc_3.249) — MSAFRREDDQKLKFKTSKKLKVTATFEAMDLKDDLLKGVYLYGFEAPSAIQSRAITQIISGTDVIAQAQSGTGKTATFTIGMLQVIDLKRKDLQALILSPTRELATQINQVVTNLGDYMNVQSYAMTGGKTMKDDLKKMNKSGCQVVSGTPGRVLDMIKRQLISTRNVQMLILDEADELLGEHLGFKQQIYEIFAKLPSACQVVVVSATMSKDIIEVTKKFMSDPTKILVKRDEISLEGIKQFYVNVSKEDWKFDTLCDLYDSLTITQCVIFCNTKKKVDWLSQKLTRSNFSVIAMHGDMKQEDRDKVMNDFRTGTSRVLISTDVWARGIDVQQVSLVINYDLPENMENYIHRIGRSGRFGRKGVSINFVTDEDSSKQKEIERHYKIKIKPVPADLSTLA, encoded by the coding sequence ATGTCTGCATTTAGAAGAGAAGATGATCAGAAGCTGAAATTTAAAACCTCTAAAAAACTGAAGGTCACTGCCACTTTTGAAGCCATGGACTTGAAAGATGATTTATTGAAAGGTGTTTATCTGTATGGGTTTGAGGCTCCTTCAGCTATTCAGTCCCGTGCAATTACTCAGATTATTTCAGGTACAGATGTCATTGCTCAGGCCCAATCTGGTACCGGTAAGACCGCTACTTTCACAATTGGTATGTTACAGGTCATTGACTTAAAACGTAAAGATTTGCAAGCATTAATTTTATCGCCAACGAGAGAGTTGGCTACGCAAATTAATCAAGTCGTAACTAACTTAGGAGATTACATGAATGTACAATCATACGCAATGACTGGTGGTAAAACTATGAAAgatgatttaaaaaagatGAATAAGAGTGGTTGCCAGGTTGTGAGTGGAACACCAGGTAGAGTTCTCGATATGATTAAAAGACAATTGATAAGCACTAGAAATGTGCAAATGTTGATTTTAGATGAAGCAGATGAATTACTGGGAGAACATTTAGGTTTTAAACAACAAATTTATGAGATATTTGCTAAACTGCCATCTGCATGTCAAGTTGTTGTTGTCAGTGCTACTATGAGTAAAGATATAATAGAAGTaaccaaaaaatttatgAGTGATCcaacaaaaattttagtTAAGAGAGATGAAATCTCTTTAGAAGGTATCAAGCAATTTTATGTGAATGTCAGTAAAGAAGACTGGAAATTTGATACATTATGTGATTTATATGATTCATTAACTATTACACAATGTGtcattttttgtaataCTAAAAAGAAAGTCGATTGGTTATCTCAAAAATTAACTAGATCGAACTTTTCAGTTATAGCAATGCATGGTGATATGAAACAGGAAGATAGAGACAAAGTCATGAATGATTTTAGAACAGGTACCTCCAGAGTTCTGATATCAACAGATGTATGGGCTAGAGGTATTGATGTGCAACAAGTGTCACTAGTGATAAATTATGATTTACCTGAAAATATGGAAAACTATATTCACCGTATTGGTAGAAGTGGGAGATTTGGTAGAAAGGGTGTCtctattaattttgtaaCTGACGAAGACTCCTctaaacaaaaagaaatagaaagacactataaaataaagataaaacCAGTACCAGCTGATTTATCAACTCTAGCATAA
- the ATG31 gene encoding Atg31p (similar to Saccharomyces cerevisiae CIS1 (YDR022C); ancestral locus Anc_3.250), which translates to MDFEVPVITVLDTNISHIIKNGGQHKAEETSLNLFKGHNHLNKALSFPTNIRYIFEDDDNELEINNLKGTIDELDIENIIVIDLDTDNSLQKVQLISDKYELLSYKEKSCNENSTNPKISEKEIELKVLSQFKEFEHIPEQYSLEDLIKLYAIQNEQIEELIDLN; encoded by the coding sequence ATGGATTTCGAGGTTCCTGTTATAACCGTTTTAGATACTAACATATCTCACATCATCAAAAATGGAGGGCAGCATAAAGCTGAGGAGACatctttgaatttatttaagGGTCATAATCATCTAAATAAAGCACTAAGTTTTCCTACTAATatcagatatatatttgaagatgatgataatgaacttgaaataaataatttaaaggGTACCATAGATGAGTTAGATATTGAGAATATAATTGTTATTGATCTTGACACTGATAATTCATTGCAAAAGGTTCAATTGATAAGTGATAAATACGAATTATTGTCATATAAAGAGAAATCATGTAATGAGAATTCAACTAACCCTAAAATTTCAGAGAAAGAAATTGAGCTTAAGGTACTTTCACAGTTCAAGGAATTTGAACATATTCCAGAACAATACTCATTAGAGGatttaatcaaattatatGCGATTCAGAATGaacaaattgaagaattaattgacctaaattaa
- the TPHA0M00920 gene encoding uncharacterized protein (similar to Saccharomyces cerevisiae GIP1 (YBR045C); ancestral locus Anc_3.252): MQVQVGTTNLNHSTPTKSSKRNQLKKWFHSFYDKPLDDTPISQLPTEFIDISLDIDNSSRNLASDKQSNDNSILPDQYNKTSIRKHLKKNFHKFKLSNNYSNAVNDVNNNSTDIEDYIKNMKEPSTCFDKYHTNTNDLNELFDHSMGRVFSGNILNESSVFQNYYSRLNAKHFHYQYFNDRKNEYSDIKEYKNLRFISIDETMLNATSGNPPIIMKDNDSSLDNSDKLDNGKINSKSESDVNSQNNEDVDNPIYDSDKSTKELEPETGFNSIIKTPNKYLTGTNDIENAKSDNKIEAKEKYVDDINSYMLDSIPSSKAQTHSGIQKIGKDLSDSDELPKPDYYIFNSTESPDSGDSKEGYSDTETMQLRISNAAKRCSYDVSSDTLTIHVVKNELIDEPAQRDAISLKDKESNEVEIIDSQFSGVSPWNPEFNDDLNYFQDKVIQDIENKRNLHEKKFIISYY, translated from the coding sequence ATGCAAGTCCAAGTTGGAACAACAAATTTGAATCATTCAACTCCCACAAAGTCttcaaaaagaaatcaattgaaaaagtgGTTTCATTCATTTTATGATAAACCATTAGATGACACACCTATATCTCAATTGCCAACTGAGTTCATTGATATATCGCTTGACATCGATAACAGTTCAAGAAACTTGGCAAGTGATAAACAATCTAATGACAACTCAATATTGCCAgatcaatataataaaactaGTATAAGAAAAcatttgaaaaagaatttccataaatttaaattatcaaacaaTTATTCTAACGCAGTCAATgatgtaaataataatagcaCAGATATAGaagattatataaaaaatatgaaagaACCCTCTACAtgttttgataaatatcaCACAAACACAAATGACTTAAATGAATTGTTTGATCATTCGATGGGTAGAGTGTTTTCCGgcaatattttaaatgaatcaTCTGTGTTCCAAAACTATTATTCTAGACTCAATGCAAAACATTTccattatcaatattttaatgacaGAAAAAATGAGTACTCTGACATAAAGGAGTATAAGAATTTAAGATTTATCTCAATAGATGAAACTATGTTAAATGCAACTTCAGGGAACCCaccaataataatgaaagaTAATGATTCTTCCCTTGATAATTCAGATAAATTAGATAATGGTAAAATAAACAGTAAATCCGAAAGCGATGTCAATAGtcaaaataatgaagatgtAGATAATCCAATTTATGACTCAGATAAAAGTACAAAAGAACTAGAACCCGAGACAGGATTtaattctattattaaaacaCCCAATAAATATCTTACAGGTACAAATGACATAGAGAACGCTAAGTCTGATAACAAAATTGAAGCTAAAGAAAAGTATGTCGATGATATTAATTCATATATGCTTGATAGTATACCATCATCTAAAGCCCAAACCCATTCAggtattcaaaaaattggCAAGGACCTGTCAGATTCCGATGAATTACCTAAGCCagattattatatatttaactcAACTGAATCACCAGACTCAGGAGATTCAAAAGAGGGATATAGTGATACAGAAACCATGCAATTAAGAATATCAAATGCAGCTAAGAGATGTTCTTATGATGTAAGCAGTGACACATTAACTATACATGTAGTTAAAAACGAGTTAATCGATGAGCCTGCTCAAAGAGACGCTATATCACTAAAGGATAAAGAATCCAACGAAGTTGAAATAATAGACTCTCAGTTCAGTGGGGTTAGTCCTTGGAACCCTGAGTTCAACgatgatttaaattatttccaGGATAAAGTTATTCAAGATATAGagaataaaagaaatttacatgaaaagaaattcatcatttcttattattaa
- the ZTA1 gene encoding NADPH:quinone reductase (similar to Saccharomyces cerevisiae ZTA1 (YBR046C); ancestral locus Anc_3.253) produces the protein MSVELPKTQEVVLIDDISEGYDTIKYVTDYPVPDDIKDDEILVKNKYSGVNFIEAYFRKGIYPCEHPYILGREAVGTVVYVGRRMAHDYKVGDSVAYIGNSSMAQFTKVSAKSPIINMSKFYIEEELTDELFQKYCASLINVLTVMTFIRESYKVKKNDNILVYAAAGGVGLIFDQLITKIGATVIAVASSDDKLQLAKLHGAKHLINSSTDDIVEKVNEYTNGKGVEAVFDSIGKDTFETSMKVLRLKGTFVSFGNASGPVAPFPLSRLSPKVLKLVRPQLYGYLQEKESWDYYSKEFIRVMDSGELKINISKVYQLGDYKKAAMDLESRKTTGKLILKVPQ, from the coding sequence ATGTCCGTAGAATTACCTAAAACACAAGAAGTGGTGCTGATTGATGATATAAGTGAAGGTTACGATACTATCAAGTACGTCACTGACTATCCTGTCCCTGATGATATCaaagatgatgaaattttagtaaagaataaatattctGGAGTCAATTTCATTGAGGCTTATTTCAGAAAAGGTATATATCCTTGTGAACATCCTTATATTCTAGGAAGAGAAGCTGTTGGGACTGTTGTATACGTAGGGAGGAGAATGGCTCATGATTATAAAGTTGGTGATTCCGTTGCATATATTGGCAATAGCTCAATGGCACAGTTTACAAAGGTTTCAGCAAAAAGTccaattataaatatgtcaaaattttacattgaagaagaattgactgatgaattatttcaaaaatattgtgCATCGTTGATCAATGTATTAACTGTTATGACTTTCATCAGAGAATCATAcaaagttaaaaaaaatgacaatATCTTAGTGTATGCAGCTGCAGGTGGAGTTGGTTTGATTTTTGATCAATTAATTACCAAAATTGGAGCTACTGTCATCGCTGTTGCTTCTTCGGATgataaattacaattagCAAAATTACACGGCGCTAAACACTTAATTAACAGCAGTACCGATGATATTGTCGAAAAAGTCAATGAATACACAAATGGTAAAGGTGTGGAAGCTGTCTTTGACTCAATTGGCAAGGATACGTTTGAGACATCCATGAAGGTATTGAGGCTAAAAGGTACCTTCGTTTCATTTGGCAATGCCTCAGGTCCAGTTGCCCCATTTCCATTGAGCAGATTATCACCGAAAGTGCTTAAATTGGTGAGACCACAGCTTTACGGTTACttacaagaaaaagaatcaTGGGATTATTATTCTAAAGAGTTTATTAGGGTGATGGATTCTGGTGAGTTGAAGATTAATATATCTAAGGTATATCAATTAGGCGACTACAAAAAAGCTGCAATGGACCTAGAAAGTAGAAAAACTACAGGTAAGCTTATATTAAAGGTTCCACAATAA
- the TPHA0M00940 gene encoding 40S ribosomal protein uS17 (similar to Saccharomyces cerevisiae RPS11B (YBR048W) and RPS11A (YDR025W); ancestral locus Anc_3.255): MSTELTVQSERAFQKQPHIFTNPKFKTSRRTKRWYKNVGLGFKTPKTAIEGTYIDKKCPFVGMVSIRGKILTGTVVSTKMHRTIVIRRDYLHYVPKYNRFEKRHKNVSVHVSPAFRVEVGDIVTAGQCRPISKTVRFNVLKVASSSKSKKQFSKF; encoded by the exons ATGTCCACTGAATTGACTGTTCAATCTGAAAGAGCTTTCCAAAAG CAACCACACATCTTCACTAACCCAAAGTTCAAGACTTCCAGAAGAACTAAGAGATGGTATAAGAACGTCGGTTTAGGTTTCAAGACCCCAAAGACTGCCATTGAAGGTACTTACATCGACAAGAAGTGTCCTTTCGTTGGTATGGTTTCTATCCGTGGTAAGATCTTAACCGGTACCGTTGTCTCCACCAAGATGCACCGTACTATTGTCATCAGAAGAGATTATTTACACTACGTTCCAAAGTACAACAGATTCGAAAAGAGACATAAGAACGTTTCCGTCCACGTCTCTCCAGCTTTCAGAGTTGAAGTTGGTGACATCGTTACTGCTGGTCAATGTAGACCAATCTCTAAGACTGTTAGATTCAACGTCTTAAAGGttgcttcttcttctaaatcTAAGAAGCAATTCTCTAAATTTTAA
- the TPHA0M00950 gene encoding uncharacterized protein (similar to Saccharomyces cerevisiae REB1 (YBR049C) and YDR026C; ancestral locus Anc_3.256): MNQVDAVRKNDGDGIKNDTELKNDGSHSPSANDVQSQEDNVDAAANNLSDVDWFLKNEALKYGNGKEDIESGNKNDDSTKNNDNTNDNGSSSTTNNNGNNNNNNNTIKDSIARAAVAIATAFGSDNDRKKDKHSDRDKKNLRNQRKSKKSSKRDLDHDSEIAEGSSEDEDEKVRKKLKSIRNEELSNQLKDDQDSMVVDPELATLDEVDESNKDELKLNEKDSAATNSDVELNSINANENLVRKAIIESDSISQNPDFQQYLNTDGGDHDNHKNKKLDLEAAAVYAHAQIASLEAEHKDIKNNKSNKESKQEYREVLPKDGESADYDLMGDMSELINSAAAKASETIPASSQTSGKSFDSSEESALEQFVDEYQKIKGMTRRDVCERIWSNERRKDDFWINICKVLPYRTRSSIYKHVRRKYHIFEQRGKWNAEEEKELAKLCVEKEGQWSEIGKALGRMPEDCRDRWRNYVKCGPNRSSHKWSAAEETQLKEVIEAILNDNNLQNEKYIQEQSDQARDRGVSGDALENLIKSYRSQLESKPFKDIINWTIVSEKMGGTRSRIQCRYKWNKLMRKEALEKVDSMSGSDKKWILQKLADLGFTEDSQVDWEELAALKPDLNLNGSEVKLSYEKMRSKIKNIKDKTINDISKELLVNFEDHFANK, encoded by the coding sequence ATGAATCAAGTTGATGCTGTTAGGAAGAACGATGGAGATGGGATCAAGAATGATactgaattgaaaaatgacGGTTCTCATTCTCCTTCCGCTAATGATGTTCAATCGCAGGAAGATAATGTCGATGCTGCTGCTAACAATTTGTCAGATGTGGATTGGTTTTTAAAGAATGAAGCTTTGAAATATGGTAATGGGAAAGAGGATATAGAATCCGGTAACAAGAACGATGACAGTACCAAGAACAATGACAATACCAATGATAACGGTAGCAGTAGTActactaataataatggtaacaacaacaataataataacactATTAAAGATTCTATTGCTAGAGCTGCCGTGGCCATCGCGACCGCATTTGGAAGCGATAATGACAGGAAAAAGGACAAACACAGTGACCGTGATAAGAAAAATCTaagaaatcaaagaaaatcTAAGAAGTCATCAAAGAGAGATTTAGACCATGATAGCGAAATTGCGGAAGGTAGTTCGGAAGATGAGGATGAAAAAGTTAGAAAGAAGCTGAAATCTATTAGAAACGAAGAATTAtcaaatcaattgaaagatGACCAAGATTCTATGGTTGTCGATCCAGAACTAGCAACTCTAGATGAAGTTGATGAATCAAATAaagatgaattgaaattgaatgaAAAGGATTCCGCTGCAACCAATTCAGATGTTGAATTGAATAGTATTAACGCTAATGAAAACCTTGTAAGAAAAGCAATCATAGAATCAGACTCTATTAGTCAAAATCCTGATTTCCAACAATATCTAAACACAGATGGTGGAGATCATGACAatcataaaaataaaaagcTAGATCTTGAAGCTGCTGCTGTTTATGCTCATGCTCAAATTGCTTCCCTCGAGGCTGAAcataaagatattaaaaataataaatcaaataaagaGTCAAAGCAAGAATATCGTGAAGTTTTGCCAAAAGATGGTGAATCAGCAGATTATGATTTAATGGGCGATATGTCTGAACTAATCAATAGTGCAGCAGCAAAGGCTTCAGAAACTATTCCTGCATCATCTCAAACTAGTGGGAAATCATTTGATAGTTCAGAGGAATCTGCTTTAGAACAATTTGTAGAtgaatatcaaaaaataaaaggCATGACTAGACGTGATGTTTGTGAAAGAATTTGGAGCAATGAACGTCGAAAGGACGATTTCTGGATTAATATTTGCAAAGTTTTACCTTACAGAACAAGATCATCTATTTATAAACATGTTCGTAGAAAGTATCATATTTTCGAACAAAGAGGTAAATGGAACGccgaagaagaaaaagaactAGCAAAATTATGTGTGGAAAAAGAAGGACAATGGTCAGAAATTGGTAAAGCCTTAGGTAGAATGCCAGAAGATTGTAGAGATCGTTGGAGAAATTATGTGAAATGTGGTCCAAATAGATCCTCTCATAAATGGTCTGCAGCTGAAGAAACACAATTGAAAGAAGTTATCGAAGCcatattaaatgataataatctacaaaatgaaaaatacaTACAGGAACAATCTGATCAAGCAAGAGATCGTGGGGTCAGTGGTGATGCTCTAGAAAACTTAATCAAGAGTTACAGAAGTCAATTAGAATCTAAACCATTTAAAGATATCATCAATTGGACAATTGTAAGTGAAAAGATGGGTGGAACCAGATCTCGTATCCAATGTCGTTACAAGTGGAATAAATTGATGAGAAAAGAAGCCTTAGAAAAGGTAGATTCTATGTCCGGCTCTGATAAAAAATGGATTTTACAGAAATTAGCTGATTTAGGATTCACAGAGGATTCGCAGGTTGATTGGGAAGAACTAGCCGCTTTGAAACCAGATTTAAACTTAAACGGTTCAGAAGTGAAATTAAGTTATGAAAAAATGAGAAGTAAAATTAAGAATATTAAGGATAAAACcataaatgatatttcaaaggaattattagtaaattttgaagatcATTTTGCTAACAAATAA
- the VPS54 gene encoding Vps54p (similar to Saccharomyces cerevisiae VPS54 (YDR027C); ancestral locus Anc_3.257) codes for MDPSNIKINKSSTIEPNSSGSYTMTDVNGEFIQPPKIIEPTSMDSTLGEDDETSLNDDILSISESTKNKHLSRMSLDSASVRKSFESSIAGRSSRTFGFGHGIHSGSQDFSPLGNNSIYEIVMNTRRKNWLGFPTSYDIPPVTLSKNEIEKNWKADIKNYIESVKQEYLIFESTNNLKNMNRLEQIKQLEDYNNNDETQTKGKNEFNDTINDQQQGNMFAKDLGQVPEFYFDKDFQLDNPRIFHKVLDGLRFNLTNVKVSENTDREEEFNQINERLNDYLDAVEGLLVTEISKSSHKFYHALSNVDQIQDKVKNSIQGLDKISDGLIDIDKNKIQKEIEKLQNMIKQKNIEKLEQGLLQVKAILVESDNCKKLFQEEKFDECMTLINTVNKLVKGDKSDDPIVQKITNNWPHDLVDLRAVPSLSETREYLTNMNIEIGGKFSLQLCDILMKDLQNYCKTSDTNEVLDRLQNKTRSRRYLEISKELQDSITVLIDKLFKCEELTSSFSFFQDKLITELKTIIKLYLPNEKKAVSNEEADTSISLENSPNPESLHNSKGTQENNAVPQPKQTSSGTKLSKLIKEQTSEEFQQTLLHIFTHASEALRRLYRYQKMLLDTSLNEIISANDPNINEYDMITQLDIRNGINEGIKIIQLRMGKIIIVRRDISSQLSYSEFLKLYAIVVCFIQECEEVSGEFLTKYLSDVLESQIQAYINFQNVKNSRLLREITKKDAWLPYIVEPTVQRDVNDILVSMDIDPLDWTNELQLVKAKSSNRNNEVGEKELESVNGDNNSGNGNNTAESNTASVENNDGVKVTKAHSNSDNNGVVIPKKPVGHRKSVVVGDKTFVASESLITIIGKIKEIMILSIDLPSVYLPNFERNISNLLEAFNANILRIFSEDKANSIQAQNPNPDQLKPSVNRNYSIIGESLDCLVEFIKVIQKFYRRLMSSSKDFNKKKNATGTTNKNFPNAFPSQHNNSVDYIQLLQLYQSTIEKIYLANAPPPPA; via the coding sequence ATGGACCcttcaaatattaagaTCAACAAATCTTCAACTATAGAGCCTAACAGCAGCGGCAGTTACACCATGACTGATGTTAATGGTGAGTTTATACAACCGCCTAAAATAATCGAACCAACTTCTATGGATTCTACTTTAGGTGAGGATGATGAAACTTCATTAAATGATGACATACTGAGCATATCAGAAAGTACAAAGAATAAACATCTATCGAGAATGAGCTTAGACTCAGCATCAGTAAGAAAGAGTTTTGAGTCTTCAATTGCAGGAAGAAGTAGCAGGACATTTGGATTTGGACACGGGATACATAGTGGATCACAAGATTTCTCTCCTCTTGGTAACAATTCGATTTATGAAATTGTGATGAATACCAGAAGAAAGAATTGGTTAGGTTTCCCTACTTCATATGATATACCGCCAGTTACactatcaaaaaatgaaattgaaaagaattGGAAGGCAGACATCAAGAATTATATCGAATCTGTAAAACaagaatatttgatttttgaaagtactaataatttgaagaatatgAATAGATTGGAACAAATCAAACAGTTGGAAGactataataataatgacgAAACCCAAACAAAAggaaaaaatgaatttaacGATACTATCAATGACCAACAACAGGGGAATATGTTTGCAAAAGATTTAGGCCAAGTACCAGagttttattttgataaagatTTCCAATTAGATAACCCAAGAATATTTCACAAAGTTTTGGATGGGTTGAGGTTTAATTTGACAAATGTAAAGGTATCAGAAAACACGGAtagagaagaagaatttaatcaaattaatgaaaGGCTGAACGATTACTTAGATGCTGTTGAAGGCCTGTTGGTTACCGaaatttctaaatcatCTCACAAGTTTTATCATGCATTAAGTAATGTTGATCAAATACAAGATAAGGTGAAAAATTCGATACAAGGGCTTGATAAGATTTCTGATGGattaattgatattgataaaaacaaaattcaaaaagaaatagaaaaacTACAGAATATgattaaacaaaaaaatatcgaaaaaCTAGAACAAGGGTTATTACAAGTGAAGGCTATCCTTGTAGAAAGCGATAATTGCAAAAAACTGtttcaagaagaaaagTTCGATGAATGCATGACTCTAATTAATACAGTTAACAAACTAGTTAAAGGTGATAAATCAGATGATCCAATTGTTCAGAAAATAACTAATAACTGGCCTCATGATTTAGTAGACTTACGTGCAGTTCCCTCGCTATCAGAGACTAGAGAGTATTTGACTAACATGAATATCGAGATTGGTGGCAAGTTTTCATTACAATTATGTGACATTTTAATGAAAGATTTACAGAACTATTGTAAAACTTCAGATACGAACGAAGTCCTTGATAGATTACAAAATAAGACGAGAAGCAGGAGATACTTGGAGATAAGTAAAGAACTTCAAGATAGTATCACTGTTCTAATTGACAAACTATTTAAATGCGAGGAATTAACAAGCTCATTTAGTTTTTTCCAAGATAAATTGATTACTGAGCTAAAGactataattaaattatacttaccaaatgaaaaaaaagcGGTTTCAAACGAGGAAGCAGACACTTCTATATCTTTAGAAAATAGTCCGAACCCCGAATCACTACATAACTCCAAGGGTACTCAAGAAAATAATGCAGTACCGCAACCCAAACAAACATCTTCAGGCACGAAactatcaaaattaattaaagaaCAAACAAGTGAAGAATTTCAGCAGACATTGTTACATATATTTACTCATGCTAGTGAAGCACTAAGAAGGTTATATCgttatcaaaaaatgttaCTTGATACATCTTTGaatgaaataatatctGCTAACGATCCAAACATTAATGAATATGACATGATAACTCAATTGGATATTAGGAATGGTATTAATGAAGGTATAAAAATCATTCAATTACGTATGggtaaaattattattgtcaGGAGAGATATATCATCTCAACTAAGTTATAGTGAATTTCTGAAGCTATATGCCATCGTTGTATGTTTTATTCAAGAATGTGAAGAAGTTAGTGGAGAATTTTTAACTAAATATTTAAGCGATGTGTTAGAGTCTCAAATCCAAGCGTACATTAACTTCCAGAATGTCAAAAACAGTAGATTATTAAGGGAAATAACCAAAAAAGATGCATGGTTACCATATATTGTTGAACCAACTGTCCAAAGAGATGtcaatgatattttagTCTCGATGGATATTGATCCGTTAGATTGGACAAACGAGCTACAACTGGTAAAGGCCAAAAGTTCCAACAGAAATAATGAAGTTGGAGAAAAGGAGCTTGAGAGTGTTAATGGAGACAATAACTCAGGCAATGGAAACAATACTGCGGAGTCCAACACTGCATCTGtggaaaataatgatggaGTCAAGGTGACTAAGGCACATTCGAATAGTGACAATAACGGTGTTGTTATCCCAAAGAAACCTGTTGGTCATAGAAAATCAGTTGTTGTTGGTGACAAAACATTTGTTGCTAGTGAATCATTAATAACCATAATAGGtaaaatcaaagaaattATGATTCTATCTATCGATCTCCCTAGCGTATATTTACctaattttgaaagaaatataaGTAATCTTTTAGAAGCATTTAATGCTAATATCTTGAGAATATTCAGTGAAGATAAAGCCAATTCTATACAAGCCCAGAATCCGAATCCAGATCAACTCAAACCTAGCGTTAATAGAAACTATAGCATTATAGGTGAATCCCTTGATTGTTTGGTTGAATTTATAAAAGtcattcaaaaattttatagaAGGCTAATGAGTTCAAGCAAAGATTtcaacaagaagaagaacgCAACTGGAACAACAAACAAAAACTTTCCAAATGCGTTCCCATCACAGCATAATAATTCAGTtgattatattcaattgttaCAGTTATATCAAAGtacaattgaaaagatATACCTAGCTAACGCACCACCTCCTCCTGcataa